In one Streptomyces sp. NBC_01288 genomic region, the following are encoded:
- a CDS encoding cellulose-binding protein, producing the protein MSDTSPYGFELVRRGYDRAQVDERISKLVSDRDSALARITALEKRIEELHLETQNAAAQVSDAEPSYAGLGARVEKILRLAEEEAKDLREEARRAAEQHRELAESAAQQVRNDAESFAAERKSKAEDEGVRIVEKAKSDSSQLRGEAQKDAQQKREEADALFEETRAKAAQAAADFETNLAKRREQSERDLASRQQKAEKRLAEIEHRAEQLRLEAEKLRTDAERRARQTVETAQRQAEDIVADANAKADRIRSESERELAALTNRRDSINAQLTNVREMLATLTGAAVAAASSPVEDEPISRGVPAQQSR; encoded by the coding sequence ATGAGCGACACTTCCCCCTACGGCTTCGAGCTTGTGCGGCGTGGGTACGACCGCGCTCAGGTGGACGAACGCATCTCGAAGCTCGTCTCCGACCGTGACAGCGCTCTGGCCCGTATCACTGCTCTTGAAAAGCGCATCGAGGAGCTCCACCTCGAAACGCAGAACGCCGCGGCCCAGGTAAGCGACGCCGAGCCGTCGTACGCCGGTCTCGGCGCGCGGGTCGAGAAGATCCTCCGCCTCGCCGAGGAAGAGGCCAAGGACCTGCGCGAGGAGGCACGGCGCGCGGCCGAGCAGCACCGCGAACTCGCGGAGTCCGCTGCCCAGCAGGTCCGCAACGACGCAGAATCGTTCGCTGCGGAGCGCAAGTCCAAGGCGGAGGACGAGGGCGTCCGGATCGTCGAGAAGGCCAAGAGCGACTCCTCCCAGCTGCGGGGCGAGGCCCAGAAGGACGCGCAGCAGAAGCGCGAGGAGGCCGACGCCCTCTTCGAGGAGACCCGCGCCAAGGCCGCGCAGGCCGCCGCCGACTTCGAGACGAACCTCGCCAAGCGGCGCGAGCAGTCCGAGCGCGACCTGGCGTCGCGTCAGCAGAAGGCCGAGAAGCGCCTCGCGGAGATCGAGCACCGCGCGGAGCAGCTCCGCCTTGAGGCCGAGAAGCTGCGTACGGACGCGGAGCGTCGCGCCCGTCAGACGGTGGAGACGGCTCAGCGCCAGGCCGAGGACATCGTGGCCGACGCGAACGCCAAGGCCGACCGCATCCGTTCGGAATCCGAGCGCGAGCTGGCCGCCCTGACGAACCGTCGCGACAGCATCAACGCCCAGCTGACGAACGTGCGCGAGATGCTCGCCACGCTCACCGGTGCCGCGGTGGCCGCCGCGAGCTCGCCGGTCGAGGACGAGCCGATCTCTCGTGGAGTTCCGGCTCAGCAGTCCCGGTAA
- a CDS encoding TetR/AcrR family transcriptional regulator, translating to MAAEQTRRRGAALEADILDAVWEEIAEVGYARLTMEGVAARARTGKQVLYRRWANRAELVKAALPHRTGFIVDQVPDTGELREDVLTLLRLMAERQREIGPDVIRGLLAEVTDLDPKVFGIMHDILLTLLQRAVKRGEIPTADLPRRAVTVPADLLRYEMVVSRDPVADAVLVGIVDDVYLPLLAGHG from the coding sequence ATGGCCGCAGAGCAGACGCGGCGGCGCGGGGCCGCGCTGGAGGCCGACATCCTGGACGCCGTCTGGGAGGAAATCGCCGAGGTCGGCTACGCCCGGCTCACCATGGAGGGCGTCGCGGCCCGGGCCAGGACCGGCAAGCAGGTCCTCTACCGGCGCTGGGCCAACCGCGCCGAACTCGTCAAGGCCGCCCTGCCGCACCGCACCGGCTTCATCGTCGACCAGGTGCCCGACACCGGGGAGCTGCGCGAGGACGTGCTGACCCTGCTGCGGCTGATGGCCGAACGGCAGCGGGAGATCGGCCCGGACGTCATCCGGGGTCTGCTCGCGGAGGTGACCGACCTGGACCCGAAGGTCTTCGGGATCATGCACGACATCCTGCTGACGCTGCTTCAGCGGGCCGTGAAGCGGGGCGAGATCCCCACCGCGGACCTCCCCCGACGGGCCGTCACCGTCCCCGCGGACCTGCTGCGGTACGAGATGGTCGTCTCCCGCGACCCGGTCGCCGACGCCGTCCTCGTCGGGATCGTCGACGACGTGTATCTGCCCCTGCTGGCCGGACACGGCTGA